The following proteins are encoded in a genomic region of Natronorubrum halophilum:
- a CDS encoding ArsR/SmtB family transcription factor → MNSRSDVLEEARHALEGVCDDVEETVTVLENRRPTDERAATQATVFGALANEHRVRILEALREGELCVCELQVVLDAPQSTVATHLRTLREAGLIKSRKKGKWSYYRIADTAVFELLDIGAAVDVPADDR, encoded by the coding sequence ATGAACTCGCGTAGTGATGTGCTCGAGGAGGCCCGTCACGCGCTCGAGGGAGTCTGTGACGACGTCGAAGAGACCGTCACCGTCCTCGAGAACCGCCGGCCAACCGACGAGCGAGCCGCGACACAGGCGACCGTCTTCGGCGCGCTCGCGAACGAACACCGAGTGCGAATCCTGGAAGCGCTCCGGGAGGGCGAGCTGTGCGTCTGCGAACTCCAGGTCGTCCTCGACGCGCCCCAATCGACGGTCGCGACCCACCTCCGAACGCTCCGGGAGGCCGGGTTGATCAAGAGCCGCAAGAAGGGCAAGTGGTCCTACTATCGAATCGCCGATACGGCGGTTTTCGAACTGCTGGATATCGGCGCTGCGGTTGATGTCCCGGCCGACGACCGATGA
- a CDS encoding beta propeller repeat protein, with protein sequence MPTTYAALRDRLLVCTSTDIDSQEWTTTTRLEGRTLECVAASPGAPKRIFVGTFEDGLFRARESADERGGVSFERLETDFVSDAVMSLAISPHDPDVIYAGTEPSRVYRSTDGGDSWTHLSGLIDLPSEDEWYFPPRPHTHHVRWLEVDPFDPDRLYVGVEAGAFILSTDGGETWQERPEGSRRDNHTLAVHPDRNGRVYSAAGDGYAESDDGGESWHQPQDGLEHTYCWGVVPDAGDPDSVILSSAGGASSAHTAGRAESYVYRRTGGDPWERLDDRGLPMGDGVVRAVFDATDEAGVVYGLNNRGLFVTEDFGGRWEPVDIDWDEGLETQAPRGLVVLDDL encoded by the coding sequence ATGCCGACTACCTACGCGGCGCTTCGAGACCGCCTCCTCGTCTGTACGAGTACCGATATCGACAGCCAAGAGTGGACGACGACAACCCGGCTCGAGGGTCGTACCCTCGAGTGCGTCGCCGCCTCGCCCGGAGCACCGAAACGGATTTTCGTCGGCACCTTCGAAGACGGCCTCTTTCGCGCTCGAGAGTCGGCCGACGAGCGTGGGGGCGTGTCGTTCGAACGCCTCGAAACCGACTTCGTCAGCGACGCGGTGATGTCGCTCGCGATCAGTCCGCACGACCCGGACGTGATCTACGCCGGGACCGAACCGAGCCGCGTCTATCGCTCGACGGACGGCGGCGACTCCTGGACCCACCTTTCGGGACTGATCGACCTGCCCTCCGAAGACGAGTGGTACTTTCCGCCGCGGCCCCACACTCACCACGTTCGCTGGCTCGAGGTCGATCCGTTCGATCCCGATCGGCTCTACGTCGGCGTCGAGGCGGGTGCGTTCATCCTGAGCACGGACGGCGGCGAGACGTGGCAGGAACGACCCGAGGGATCACGCCGGGACAACCACACGCTGGCCGTCCACCCCGACCGCAACGGTCGCGTCTACTCGGCGGCCGGCGACGGCTACGCGGAAAGCGACGACGGCGGCGAATCGTGGCACCAGCCACAGGACGGCCTCGAGCACACCTACTGCTGGGGCGTCGTCCCCGACGCGGGCGATCCGGACTCGGTCATCCTCTCGAGCGCCGGCGGTGCCTCGAGTGCGCACACGGCCGGGCGGGCCGAGTCGTACGTCTACCGCCGAACAGGTGGCGATCCCTGGGAGCGCCTCGACGACCGCGGGCTTCCGATGGGCGACGGCGTCGTTCGCGCAGTCTTCGACGCGACCGACGAGGCCGGCGTCGTTTACGGGCTGAACAACAGGGGTCTGTTCGTCACCGAGGACTTCGGCGGCCGATGGGAACCCGTCGACATCGACTGGGACGAGGGGCTCGAGACGCAGGCGCCCCGTGGTCTGGTCGTTCTCGACGACTTATAA
- a CDS encoding bifunctional N(6)-L-threonylcarbamoyladenine synthase/serine/threonine protein kinase: MSSDTRILGIEGTAWAASAAVYDSATDDVFIESDAYEPESGGIHPREAAEHMHDAIPRVVERALEHARSTFAGPESEPPIDAVAFSRGPGLGPCLRVVGTAARALSQALEVPLVGVNHMVAHLEVGRHTSGFDSPVCLNASGANAHLLAYRNGRYRVLGETMDTGVGNAIDKFTRHVGWSHPGGPKVEAAAADGEYVDLPYIVKGMDFSFSGIMSAAKQRYDDGVPVEDICYSLQENVFGMLTEVSERALSLTGSDELVLGGGVGQNARLREMLQEMCDQRGADFHAPESRFLRDNAGMIAVLGAKMYDAGDTLALEDSRVDPNYRPDQVPVTWRARSERSADRERSDEPDLKLGYDDETQVRGAEALVDLDPVAGRVTKRRKPKTYRHPDLDDRLRRERTTLEARLMSLARREGVPAPVLYDVDPVESRLELEYVGETDLREGLTLERARDVGRHLARLHEAGFVHGDPTTRNVRVGRAGGDAPPNERAAEGRERRAERTHLIDFGLGYHTDHVEDYAMDVHVFDQSLVGTADDPEPLREAVREGYLEVGDERVLERLADVEGRGRYVNE; encoded by the coding sequence GTGAGTTCTGATACCCGAATTCTCGGAATCGAAGGCACCGCGTGGGCGGCCAGCGCGGCGGTGTACGATTCCGCAACCGACGACGTATTCATCGAGAGCGACGCCTACGAGCCCGAAAGCGGCGGCATTCATCCGCGCGAAGCAGCCGAACACATGCACGATGCGATCCCGCGCGTCGTCGAGCGCGCGCTCGAGCACGCTCGCTCCACGTTTGCCGGCCCCGAATCCGAACCGCCGATCGATGCGGTGGCGTTCTCCCGAGGCCCCGGTCTCGGCCCCTGTCTGCGCGTCGTCGGAACGGCCGCGCGTGCGCTGAGTCAGGCCCTGGAGGTTCCTCTCGTCGGCGTCAATCACATGGTCGCCCACCTCGAGGTCGGTCGCCACACCTCGGGCTTCGACTCCCCCGTCTGTCTGAACGCGAGCGGGGCGAACGCCCACCTGCTGGCGTATCGAAACGGCCGCTATCGCGTCCTCGGCGAGACGATGGACACCGGCGTCGGCAACGCCATCGACAAGTTCACGCGCCACGTCGGCTGGTCCCATCCCGGCGGGCCGAAGGTCGAGGCGGCCGCGGCGGACGGTGAGTACGTCGATCTCCCCTACATCGTCAAGGGGATGGACTTCTCGTTTTCGGGGATCATGAGCGCCGCGAAGCAGCGTTACGACGACGGTGTTCCCGTCGAGGACATCTGTTACTCGCTGCAGGAGAACGTTTTCGGCATGCTGACCGAGGTCTCCGAGCGGGCCCTGTCGCTGACCGGCAGCGACGAACTCGTCCTCGGCGGCGGCGTCGGGCAGAACGCGCGCCTGCGTGAGATGTTACAGGAGATGTGCGACCAGCGCGGAGCCGATTTTCACGCCCCCGAATCCAGATTCCTGCGGGACAACGCGGGCATGATCGCGGTGTTGGGTGCGAAGATGTACGATGCGGGCGATACGCTGGCGCTCGAGGACTCCCGCGTCGACCCGAACTACCGGCCCGATCAGGTGCCCGTGACGTGGCGTGCGAGGTCCGAGCGTAGCGCGGACCGCGAGCGCTCCGACGAACCCGACCTGAAACTCGGATACGACGACGAGACGCAGGTCCGCGGTGCCGAAGCGCTCGTCGATCTCGACCCTGTTGCGGGCCGCGTCACGAAGCGCCGAAAGCCGAAGACGTACCGCCATCCGGATCTCGACGACCGGCTTCGACGGGAGCGCACGACGCTCGAGGCCAGACTGATGAGTCTCGCGCGTCGCGAGGGCGTTCCCGCGCCGGTGCTCTACGACGTCGATCCCGTCGAGTCCCGCCTCGAACTCGAGTACGTCGGCGAGACCGATCTTCGCGAGGGACTCACGCTCGAGCGCGCTCGCGACGTCGGTCGTCACCTCGCGCGGCTGCACGAGGCCGGGTTCGTCCACGGCGATCCGACGACGCGGAACGTGCGAGTCGGGCGTGCGGGAGGCGACGCGCCGCCGAACGAGCGAGCGGCCGAGGGCCGCGAGCGGCGTGCGGAGCGCACCCACCTCATCGACTTCGGACTCGGCTACCACACCGACCACGTCGAGGACTACGCGATGGACGTCCACGTCTTCGATCAGAGCCTCGTCGGCACCGCCGACGACCCGGAGCCGCTGCGCGAGGCGGTCCGAGAGGGATATCTCGAGGTCGGCGACGAGCGCGTGCTCGAGCGCCTCGCGGACGTGGAGGGTCGCGGCCGGTACGTGAACGAGTAG
- the tuf gene encoding translation elongation factor EF-1 subunit alpha — protein MSEQHQNLAIIGHVDHGKSTLVGRLLYETGSVPEHVIEQHREEAEEKGKGGFEFAYVMDNLAEERERGVTIDIAHQEFSTDAYDFTIVDCPGHRDFVKNMITGASQADNAVLVVAADDGVAPQTQEHVFLARTLGIDELIIGINKMDIVDYKEDTFDDVVDEVNQLLKQVQFKTDDASFIPISAFEGDNIAEKSDNTPWYDGETLLEALNNLPAPEPPTDAPLRLPIQDVYTISGIGTVPVGRIETGIMNIGDNVSFQPSDVGGEVKTIEMHHEEVPKAEPGDNVGFNVRGLGKDDIRRGDVCGPADDPPSVAETFQAQIVVMQHPSVITAGYTPVFHAHTAQVACTIESIDKKMDPASGEVAEENPDFIQSGDAAVVTIRPQKPLSIEPSSEIPELGSFAIRDMGQTIAAGKVLEVHEKQ, from the coding sequence ATGAGCGAACAACACCAGAACCTGGCCATTATCGGCCACGTTGACCACGGGAAGAGCACGCTCGTGGGACGCCTCCTCTACGAGACGGGGAGCGTACCAGAGCACGTCATCGAACAGCACCGCGAAGAAGCAGAAGAGAAAGGCAAGGGTGGATTCGAATTCGCCTACGTCATGGACAACCTCGCCGAAGAGCGAGAGCGCGGTGTCACCATCGACATCGCTCATCAGGAGTTCTCGACGGACGCCTACGACTTCACCATCGTCGACTGTCCCGGCCACCGGGACTTCGTCAAGAATATGATCACTGGCGCGAGCCAGGCGGACAACGCGGTCCTCGTCGTTGCGGCCGACGACGGTGTCGCGCCCCAGACCCAGGAGCACGTCTTCCTGGCCCGAACCCTCGGTATCGACGAACTCATCATCGGCATCAACAAGATGGACATCGTCGACTACAAGGAGGACACCTTCGACGACGTCGTCGACGAGGTCAACCAGCTGCTCAAGCAGGTTCAGTTCAAGACCGACGACGCCTCGTTCATCCCGATTTCGGCGTTCGAAGGCGACAACATCGCCGAGAAGTCCGACAACACGCCGTGGTACGACGGCGAAACACTGCTCGAGGCGCTGAACAACCTGCCAGCACCGGAGCCACCGACGGACGCGCCGCTCCGACTCCCGATTCAGGACGTCTACACGATTTCGGGTATCGGTACCGTCCCAGTCGGACGTATCGAGACCGGTATCATGAACATCGGCGACAACGTCTCCTTCCAGCCCAGCGACGTGGGCGGCGAAGTGAAGACGATCGAGATGCACCACGAAGAGGTGCCGAAAGCTGAGCCCGGCGACAACGTCGGATTCAACGTCCGCGGCCTCGGCAAGGACGACATCCGCCGCGGCGACGTCTGTGGTCCGGCCGACGACCCACCGAGCGTCGCCGAGACGTTCCAGGCCCAGATCGTCGTCATGCAGCACCCGTCCGTGATCACGGCCGGTTACACGCCGGTCTTCCACGCGCACACGGCTCAGGTCGCCTGTACGATCGAGTCCATCGACAAGAAAATGGACCCAGCAAGCGGCGAGGTCGCCGAGGAGAACCCCGACTTCATCCAGTCGGGCGACGCTGCCGTGGTCACCATCCGACCACAAAAGCCACTCAGCATCGAGCCATCGAGCGAGATCCCCGAACTCGGGAGCTTCGCCATCCGTGACATGGGTCAGACCATTGCCGCTGGCAAGGTCCTCGAAGTTCACGAGAAACAATAA
- a CDS encoding DUF7384 family protein — MAERPNPARVVADADVLAADLLVGGEARKALDHVRSHSWVELVASDPLLERTERLVTELADPELAADHRARLEAERVAVDHPDGDHPALASAYRGQAAHLLTYDEALGSAEAGLSLQSRVSVSIRPPDAFARLFDPASLYKAVEGGEYPGPDRDPRA, encoded by the coding sequence ATGGCTGAGCGACCGAACCCCGCCCGCGTCGTCGCCGACGCCGACGTGCTCGCGGCCGACCTGCTCGTCGGTGGCGAGGCACGCAAAGCCCTCGATCACGTCCGCAGTCACTCCTGGGTCGAACTCGTGGCGAGCGATCCGCTGCTCGAGCGGACCGAACGTCTCGTGACGGAACTCGCGGATCCCGAACTGGCGGCCGACCACCGGGCGCGACTCGAGGCCGAACGGGTCGCCGTCGATCACCCGGACGGAGACCATCCGGCGCTCGCGTCGGCCTATCGCGGACAGGCGGCGCACCTGCTCACCTACGACGAGGCGCTGGGATCGGCGGAAGCAGGCCTGTCGCTACAGTCTCGCGTTTCGGTCAGCATCCGTCCACCCGACGCCTTCGCGCGGCTGTTCGACCCCGCCAGTCTCTACAAGGCGGTCGAAGGTGGGGAATATCCGGGGCCGGATCGAGATCCTCGAGCGTAA
- the rpsJ gene encoding 30S ribosomal protein S10 has translation MQQARVRLAGTSPDDLDNICDDVREIANNTGVNLSGPIPLPTKTLEVPTRKSPDGEGTATWEHWEMRVHKRLIDLDADERALRQLMRIQVPNDVSIEIVLED, from the coding sequence ATGCAGCAGGCACGCGTTCGACTCGCGGGCACGAGTCCGGATGACCTCGACAACATCTGTGACGACGTCCGCGAGATCGCGAACAACACCGGCGTCAACCTGAGCGGTCCGATCCCCCTGCCGACGAAGACCCTCGAGGTGCCGACCCGGAAATCGCCTGACGGCGAGGGTACCGCCACGTGGGAGCACTGGGAAATGCGCGTCCACAAGCGCCTGATCGATCTGGACGCCGACGAACGCGCACTCCGTCAGCTCATGCGCATCCAGGTACCGAACGACGTCTCGATCGAGATCGTCCTCGAAGATTAA
- a CDS encoding putative sulfate/molybdate transporter encodes MAYSSGTATESDLEFSTSELTGALGDSVTVLPLVVALAATTSVSLPHVLVGFGVFQIVWGVYYGMPLSVEPMKALIGLAIVGSLSYPELAAAGLLAGGVLLAVGKLGLVGRLQRVVGEPVIRGVQFAVALLLLEAAVGLSVGNLSVAAAGLAIVGLLALVGYRHSSVLLVLGVGGLVALATTGVPTPRLPELALFPAGTPTTSGAALEGTVAQLGMTVGNAAIATALLCGDLYDRDISADSLSKSMGVTCLAAVPLGGVPMCHGSGGLAGKYAFGARTGGANVILGVGYLALALIATGALLAAFPLALLGVLLVVVSLELARAAFEPVTDIRSLGLVVGVGVVGLAVNVGVAFVLGAVAWAVARGE; translated from the coding sequence ATGGCGTACTCGTCCGGTACTGCGACCGAGTCCGACCTCGAGTTCTCGACATCCGAACTGACGGGTGCGCTAGGTGATTCGGTTACGGTCCTGCCGCTGGTGGTCGCCCTCGCGGCGACGACGAGCGTCTCCCTGCCTCACGTCCTCGTCGGCTTCGGCGTGTTCCAGATCGTCTGGGGAGTGTATTACGGGATGCCGCTCTCCGTCGAGCCGATGAAAGCCCTGATCGGGCTGGCGATCGTCGGCTCCCTCTCCTACCCCGAACTCGCCGCCGCCGGATTGCTCGCGGGCGGCGTCTTACTCGCGGTGGGAAAGCTGGGTCTGGTCGGTCGACTCCAGCGCGTAGTCGGCGAACCCGTGATTCGAGGCGTCCAGTTCGCCGTCGCCTTACTCCTCCTCGAGGCGGCCGTCGGACTCTCGGTCGGGAACCTCTCCGTCGCCGCCGCCGGGCTCGCAATCGTGGGCCTCCTGGCGCTCGTCGGCTACCGACACTCGAGCGTACTGCTCGTCCTCGGGGTCGGTGGACTCGTCGCGCTCGCGACGACGGGGGTCCCGACACCTCGCCTCCCCGAACTCGCCCTCTTTCCGGCGGGGACGCCGACGACGTCCGGGGCAGCGCTCGAGGGAACCGTCGCCCAACTCGGGATGACGGTCGGCAACGCCGCGATCGCGACCGCACTGCTCTGTGGTGACCTCTACGACCGGGATATCTCCGCGGATTCGCTCTCGAAAAGCATGGGCGTGACCTGTCTCGCGGCAGTTCCCCTCGGGGGCGTCCCAATGTGTCACGGCAGCGGCGGGCTGGCAGGGAAGTACGCCTTCGGCGCTCGCACCGGGGGTGCGAACGTCATTCTCGGGGTCGGCTACCTCGCGCTGGCACTCATCGCAACCGGTGCCCTCCTCGCCGCGTTTCCGCTGGCGCTGCTTGGCGTCTTGCTCGTGGTCGTCTCGCTCGAGTTGGCTCGAGCCGCGTTCGAACCCGTGACCGATATTCGGTCACTCGGGCTCGTCGTTGGCGTTGGTGTGGTCGGGCTCGCGGTCAACGTCGGCGTCGCGTTCGTGCTCGGGGCCGTCGCGTGGGCGGTCGCTCGAGGCGAGTGA
- a CDS encoding 30S ribosomal protein S24e, whose amino-acid sequence MDVDIISETENPMLHRTDVTFELTHEDATPSRLQVRDSLAAKLNKDADEVVVRKLDTKFGMRKTVGQAKVYDTADNARDVEQDHMLERNKIGAEDAEAEAEAEPEEA is encoded by the coding sequence ATGGACGTCGACATCATCTCCGAAACGGAGAACCCCATGTTGCATCGAACGGACGTGACCTTCGAACTAACCCACGAGGACGCGACGCCGTCGCGTCTGCAGGTTCGAGACAGTCTCGCGGCCAAACTGAACAAGGACGCCGACGAGGTCGTCGTTCGCAAACTCGACACCAAGTTCGGGATGCGAAAGACCGTCGGTCAGGCAAAGGTCTACGATACGGCCGACAACGCCCGCGACGTCGAGCAAGACCACATGCTCGAGCGAAACAAGATCGGTGCCGAAGACGCTGAGGCCGAAGCCGAAGCGGAACCGGAGGAGGCCTGA
- a CDS encoding XTP/dITP diphosphatase: protein MAIRFVTGNEGKVREAREYFDGIESVEQVQYDYTEIQSDSLEDIAISGARETFEALGSDDPVIVDDTGLFVDALGGFPGPYSAYVEDTVGVERLWRLASAEDNRRAHFRTVLAYADEDGTETFEGSVAGTLVAPRGKGGFGYDPIFEYNGQTLAEMNTEEKNAISHRGRALAEFVEWYADREE, encoded by the coding sequence ATGGCCATTCGATTCGTGACGGGAAACGAGGGGAAGGTTCGCGAGGCGCGCGAGTACTTCGACGGCATCGAGTCCGTCGAACAGGTCCAGTACGACTACACGGAGATTCAGAGCGACTCGCTCGAGGACATCGCAATCTCCGGAGCCCGCGAGACGTTCGAGGCGCTCGGAAGCGACGACCCGGTGATCGTCGACGACACGGGGCTGTTCGTCGACGCGCTGGGTGGGTTTCCGGGACCGTACTCGGCGTACGTCGAGGACACCGTCGGTGTCGAGCGACTGTGGCGTCTCGCGAGCGCGGAGGACAACAGGCGGGCGCACTTCCGGACCGTACTCGCCTATGCGGACGAGGACGGCACCGAAACGTTCGAGGGATCGGTCGCCGGAACCCTCGTCGCCCCGCGCGGCAAGGGTGGGTTCGGCTACGATCCGATCTTCGAGTACAACGGACAGACGCTGGCCGAGATGAATACCGAGGAGAAAAACGCGATCAGTCACCGAGGGAGAGCGCTCGCCGAATTCGTGGAGTGGTACGCCGACCGCGAGGAGTGA
- a CDS encoding helix-turn-helix domain-containing protein — translation MIERHVTRALDHPDSNTVDYLLSDVDGNTLLQLHYQPSELTTQLLETHRRHAVILDYPMEYTGSENGSLRVSQIGFEGELRSLISDTRSLVDLEIERLGRYDPSDGRPFVDLTDRQREVLSVAIEEGYYQVPREVTYRELADRLGCSAGTVGQHLRRIESRLMSTVITGGSTAAPGSGSSGNSETQPPSGR, via the coding sequence GTGATCGAGAGGCACGTTACGCGCGCACTCGACCACCCGGATTCGAACACCGTCGACTATCTGCTCAGCGACGTCGACGGCAATACGCTACTGCAACTGCACTACCAGCCCAGCGAACTGACGACGCAGTTACTCGAGACTCACCGCCGACACGCGGTGATACTCGATTATCCGATGGAGTACACCGGGTCGGAAAACGGAAGTCTTCGCGTCTCTCAGATCGGTTTCGAGGGAGAACTTCGGTCGTTGATCTCGGACACTCGATCGCTCGTCGACCTCGAAATCGAACGTCTCGGGAGGTACGATCCGTCGGACGGTCGCCCCTTCGTCGACCTGACTGACCGCCAGCGAGAGGTGTTGTCCGTCGCGATCGAGGAGGGCTATTACCAGGTGCCGCGCGAAGTAACCTATCGAGAACTCGCCGATCGACTCGGTTGTTCCGCGGGAACCGTCGGTCAGCACCTTCGTCGAATCGAGTCTCGGCTCATGTCGACGGTGATCACCGGCGGTTCAACGGCCGCACCCGGATCAGGATCGAGTGGAAACTCGGAGACGCAGCCGCCGTCGGGTCGATGA
- a CDS encoding 30S ribosomal protein S27ae translates to MARHKLYNDDGTTDRDQCPRCGDAFLADHGDRMHCGKCGYTEWE, encoded by the coding sequence ATGGCTCGTCACAAACTCTACAACGACGACGGCACCACCGACCGTGACCAGTGCCCTCGCTGTGGAGACGCCTTCCTCGCCGACCACGGCGACCGCATGCACTGTGGCAAGTGCGGCTACACCGAGTGGGAATAA
- a CDS encoding DUF5808 domain-containing protein has protein sequence MADKPTSGEILGVPYNFERPSMGRMISSYWQPGEGMLVEKPFGVGYTLNLANWRSWVVVLVAGALLWQQEQGTAEQSRADEDEPVEVIVDDE, from the coding sequence ATGGCAGACAAACCGACTTCCGGAGAGATTCTCGGAGTACCGTACAACTTCGAACGACCCAGCATGGGCCGCATGATTTCGTCGTACTGGCAACCCGGAGAGGGGATGCTCGTCGAAAAGCCGTTCGGCGTCGGCTACACCCTGAACCTCGCGAACTGGCGCTCGTGGGTCGTCGTGCTCGTCGCCGGCGCACTCCTCTGGCAGCAAGAGCAGGGTACGGCCGAGCAGAGCCGCGCGGATGAAGACGAACCCGTCGAAGTCATCGTCGACGACGAATAG
- a CDS encoding rhomboid family intramembrane serine protease, whose translation MADRSHSRPRIGTRPGAQSGAKTATDGSSSPIFELLVVFVAVFVIQQVTALLGVMVGLFVLAPPLTTNPWTIVTSVYAHGSVGHLLSNSLALIVFGWPVARATTRVRFHTFFLVTGAIAGLSQIVLTNVAASVPLLAVAATGGVLGASGAVFALLGYLVASNRLSAGVASFVDVPQWLAALVFLVLAVAVTVATAAPGVALLAHFTGFLIGLLAGRARVLHVT comes from the coding sequence ATGGCGGACCGCTCGCACTCTCGGCCGAGAATCGGAACACGACCGGGAGCGCAATCGGGCGCTAAAACGGCTACTGACGGTTCGAGTAGCCCGATTTTCGAGCTTCTCGTAGTCTTCGTCGCCGTCTTCGTGATTCAACAGGTCACGGCGCTGCTCGGTGTGATGGTCGGCCTGTTCGTCCTCGCGCCACCGCTGACGACCAACCCGTGGACGATCGTAACTAGCGTCTACGCCCACGGCAGCGTCGGCCACCTGCTCTCGAACAGCCTCGCGTTGATCGTGTTCGGGTGGCCCGTCGCTCGAGCGACGACGCGGGTACGCTTTCACACGTTCTTCCTCGTGACGGGGGCGATCGCCGGCCTTTCCCAGATCGTTCTCACGAACGTTGCGGCCTCGGTACCGCTACTTGCGGTCGCCGCTACTGGGGGCGTTCTCGGCGCCAGCGGAGCCGTCTTCGCACTCCTGGGCTATCTCGTCGCTTCGAACCGGTTGTCGGCCGGCGTGGCCTCGTTCGTCGACGTCCCGCAGTGGCTCGCGGCGCTCGTCTTTCTCGTACTCGCAGTCGCCGTGACGGTAGCGACGGCTGCACCGGGTGTCGCGCTCCTCGCGCACTTCACCGGCTTTCTCATCGGATTACTCGCCGGACGCGCTCGAGTGTTGCACGTGACATAG
- the arsM gene encoding arsenite methyltransferase: MTDTDSSSNDTTANDQRTHVRDRYGTIATTGSSCCDTADDDADVEADPSQTLALGYDPDDLENAPDESNLGLGCGNPVAISNLEAGETVLDLGSGGGFDCFLAAREVGSEGRVVGVDMTPEMLERARSNAVDSEFDNVEFRLGEIEHLPVADATVDTIISNCVVNLSPDKRRVLDEAFRVLRPGGTLAISDLVATEPLPEEIRKNPDAINACVGGAATIDELETWLADAGFVDGSITVEGEWDDDLPIVSARIEARKPT; the protein is encoded by the coding sequence ATGACCGACACTGATTCCTCATCGAACGACACGACGGCGAACGACCAGCGAACGCACGTCCGCGACAGATACGGCACCATCGCCACGACCGGCAGTTCGTGCTGTGATACCGCCGACGACGACGCCGACGTCGAGGCCGATCCGTCGCAGACGCTGGCGCTCGGATACGATCCCGACGACCTCGAGAACGCGCCCGACGAGTCGAACCTCGGCCTCGGCTGTGGGAACCCGGTCGCGATTTCGAACCTCGAGGCCGGCGAAACGGTCCTCGACCTGGGTTCCGGCGGTGGGTTCGACTGCTTCCTCGCGGCCCGCGAGGTCGGGTCCGAGGGACGCGTCGTCGGCGTGGATATGACCCCGGAGATGCTCGAGCGAGCCCGATCCAACGCTGTCGACAGCGAGTTCGACAACGTCGAGTTCCGACTGGGCGAGATCGAGCACCTCCCGGTCGCCGACGCGACCGTCGATACAATCATCTCGAACTGCGTCGTCAACCTCTCGCCCGACAAACGACGGGTGCTCGACGAGGCGTTCAGGGTCTTGCGGCCGGGCGGCACCCTCGCGATTTCGGATCTCGTCGCGACCGAGCCGTTACCCGAGGAAATCCGCAAGAATCCCGATGCTATCAACGCCTGCGTCGGCGGAGCCGCGACGATCGACGAACTGGAAACGTGGCTCGCGGACGCCGGTTTCGTCGACGGGTCGATCACCGTCGAGGGCGAGTGGGACGACGACCTGCCGATCGTCTCCGCGCGGATCGAAGCGAGAAAACCGACGTAA